One Gammaproteobacteria bacterium DNA segment encodes these proteins:
- a CDS encoding glutathione peroxidase has protein sequence MDPLKEGQRVPDAVFHTRQGHEWVDVSTDDIFKGRTVAVFSLPGAFTPTCSSSHVPRFHQLAPAFKAAGVDEIVCISVNDAFVMNEWAADQKADNITFLPDGNGEFTAGMGLLVDKDDLGFGKRSWRYSMLVKDGVIDKMFVEPEQPGDPFEVSDADTMLAYIAPEAVKPLDVTVFTRKGCPFCAKAKGMLHDEGIEFEELELNRDYTDRTLRAVTGGDMVPQVFINGERVGGSTDLEAWLDARDAA, from the coding sequence ATGGATCCATTGAAAGAAGGTCAACGCGTACCCGATGCGGTGTTCCACACCCGCCAGGGTCACGAATGGGTGGACGTGTCCACCGATGATATATTCAAGGGCAGGACGGTGGCGGTGTTCTCCCTGCCCGGGGCCTTCACACCCACCTGCTCGTCGTCCCACGTGCCGCGCTTCCACCAGCTGGCGCCCGCCTTCAAGGCCGCGGGGGTGGACGAGATCGTCTGCATCTCCGTCAACGACGCCTTCGTCATGAACGAGTGGGCGGCGGATCAGAAGGCGGACAACATCACCTTCCTCCCGGACGGCAACGGCGAGTTCACGGCGGGCATGGGATTGCTGGTGGACAAGGACGACCTGGGCTTCGGCAAGCGCTCCTGGCGCTACTCCATGCTGGTGAAGGACGGCGTCATCGACAAGATGTTCGTGGAGCCGGAACAGCCGGGCGACCCCTTCGAGGTGTCCGATGCCGACACCATGCTGGCCTACATCGCCCCGGAGGCGGTCAAGCCCCTGGATGTCACGGTGTTCACCCGCAAGGGTTGCCCCTTCTGCGCCAAGGCCAAGGGCATGCTGCACGACGAGGGCATCGAGTTCGAGGAACTGGAACTCAACCGTGACTATACTGACCGTACCCTGCGGGCGGTGACGGGGGGCGACATGGTGCCCCAGGTGTTCATCAACGGCGAACGGGTCGGAGGTTCCACCGATCTGGAGGCCTGGCTGGATGCCCGCGACGCCGCCTGA
- a CDS encoding ceramidase domain-containing protein — protein sequence MTMEYCERSLDAFWAEPVNALTNLAFIAAGIALLCLALRRPPPPMAWEVVVLIFLVFSIGVGSFLWHTLATPWSAMMDVVPITLYINVFLVSYLVRVARTDLGTGTLLFLAFHGANAGVQAALPADFLNGSVFYLPAWLALVIMAIHVRTLAPARAGPLAIAVLAFTLSLVFRSIDDAVCATLPVGTHFLWHLLNGLVLYLTTRFLMTWPPGPAHNQRSRPGVACP from the coding sequence ATGACCATGGAATACTGCGAGCGCTCCCTGGACGCCTTCTGGGCCGAGCCCGTGAACGCCCTCACCAACCTCGCCTTCATCGCCGCGGGCATCGCCCTGCTGTGCCTAGCGCTACGCCGGCCTCCGCCGCCCATGGCGTGGGAGGTGGTGGTGCTGATCTTCCTGGTGTTCTCCATCGGCGTGGGCAGTTTCCTGTGGCATACCCTGGCGACGCCCTGGTCCGCCATGATGGACGTGGTACCCATTACCCTCTATATCAACGTCTTTCTGGTGAGCTATCTGGTCCGGGTGGCCCGCACGGACCTCGGCACGGGGACCCTGCTGTTCCTGGCGTTCCACGGGGCCAACGCGGGTGTGCAGGCGGCCCTGCCGGCGGATTTCCTCAACGGCTCGGTGTTCTATCTGCCCGCCTGGCTGGCCCTGGTGATCATGGCCATCCACGTCCGCACCCTGGCACCGGCCCGCGCCGGGCCGTTGGCGATCGCGGTGCTGGCATTCACCCTCTCCCTGGTCTTCCGCAGCATCGACGACGCCGTCTGCGCCACCCTCCCCGTGGGCACCCATTTTCTGTGGCACCTGCTGAACGGTTTGGTTCTCTATCTCACCACCCGCTTTCTCATGACATGGCCGCCAGGCCCGGCGCATAACCAGCGTTCACGACCCGGGGTCGCTTGTCCCTGA
- a CDS encoding sulfotransferase domain-containing protein encodes MQPALGGQPGADDTRPAAQWGEASPLHDPWILAHFEARPTDVLITTAPKAGTTWMQQILHQLRSGGDPDFAEIDGVVPWLERQRPGRDWRQILADFEALPDPRVFKTHCTWEQTPGRDTARIILTLRDPRDCCVSFYHHLMDMTDAALSRTGLTRPATMDEHVSAWLAFGAWFRNVASWWPRRERDNVLLLPYADLKADLPAALGQILDFLGWTTTQAERARVLEYASFSWMKANAHRFVGQGEDGEPVFRPGGFIRKGRTGDYRTHLSPAQEARILERCRAELPAACLAYLGLDAD; translated from the coding sequence GTGCAACCGGCCCTGGGGGGGCAACCCGGCGCGGACGATACCCGACCCGCCGCCCAATGGGGCGAGGCCTCGCCGCTCCACGACCCATGGATCCTGGCCCACTTCGAGGCCCGGCCCACGGATGTCCTCATCACCACCGCCCCCAAGGCGGGTACCACCTGGATGCAGCAGATCCTCCATCAGTTGCGCAGCGGTGGCGACCCGGACTTCGCGGAGATCGACGGCGTGGTGCCGTGGCTGGAACGCCAGCGCCCCGGCCGGGACTGGCGGCAGATCCTTGCGGACTTCGAGGCCCTGCCGGACCCCCGGGTGTTCAAGACCCATTGCACCTGGGAACAGACTCCGGGCCGCGACACGGCCCGCATCATCCTCACCCTGCGGGACCCGCGGGACTGCTGCGTGAGCTTCTATCATCACCTGATGGACATGACCGACGCGGCCCTCTCCCGCACCGGACTCACGCGCCCCGCCACCATGGATGAACACGTGTCGGCCTGGCTGGCTTTCGGGGCGTGGTTCCGCAACGTCGCGAGTTGGTGGCCGCGGCGGGAGCGGGACAATGTGCTCTTGTTGCCCTATGCCGATCTCAAGGCCGACCTGCCCGCTGCCTTGGGACAGATCCTGGATTTCCTCGGTTGGACGACCACGCAGGCGGAGCGGGCCCGGGTCCTGGAGTACGCCTCCTTTTCGTGGATGAAGGCCAACGCCCACCGCTTCGTGGGCCAGGGGGAGGACGGCGAGCCCGTCTTCCGTCCCGGCGGTTTCATCCGCAAGGGCCGGACCGGGGACTACCGGACCCATCTGTCTCCGGCGCAGGAGGCCCGCATACTGGAACGTTGCCGGGCGGAACTGCCCGCCGCCTGTTTGGCCTACCTGGGCCTGGACGCCGACTAA
- a CDS encoding slipin family protein, translated as MMNELMLTYLLPILLVVAFLAAALRILREYERGVVFFLGRFQAVKGPGLIVLVPGIQQMVRVDLRIITMDVPEQDLITKDNVTVRVNAVLYFKVVDAEKAVIQVEQFEMATSQLAQTTLRSVLGQHDLDELLSERDRLNSDIQGILDEQTDAWGIKVTNVEIKHVDLNENMIRAIARQAEAERNRRAKVIHADGEYQASERLRDAAGVIADHPEALQLRYLQTLADMSSDRATTVVFPLPMEWLQSFSRTPAAGGAGKKGAPEEEQEA; from the coding sequence ATGATGAACGAACTGATGCTGACCTATCTGCTGCCCATACTTCTGGTGGTGGCGTTTCTGGCCGCGGCCCTGCGCATCCTGCGCGAGTATGAGCGTGGCGTGGTGTTCTTCCTCGGCCGCTTCCAGGCGGTCAAGGGGCCGGGGCTCATCGTCCTCGTGCCCGGCATCCAGCAGATGGTGCGGGTGGACCTGCGTATCATCACCATGGACGTGCCGGAACAGGACCTCATCACCAAGGACAACGTCACGGTGCGGGTGAACGCCGTGCTGTACTTCAAGGTGGTGGATGCGGAGAAGGCGGTCATCCAGGTCGAGCAGTTCGAGATGGCGACGAGCCAACTGGCCCAGACTACCCTGCGCTCGGTGCTCGGCCAGCACGATCTGGACGAACTGCTGTCGGAGCGTGACCGCCTGAACAGCGATATCCAGGGGATCCTCGATGAACAGACCGACGCCTGGGGCATCAAGGTGACCAACGTCGAGATCAAGCACGTGGACCTCAACGAGAACATGATCCGCGCCATCGCCCGCCAGGCTGAGGCGGAGCGCAACCGGCGCGCGAAGGTGATCCATGCCGATGGCGAGTATCAGGCCTCGGAGCGCCTGCGCGATGCCGCCGGTGTCATCGCCGATCACCCCGAGGCCCTGCAGTTGCGTTACCTCCAGACCCTGGCGGACATGTCCAGTGATCGGGCCACCACGGTGGTGTTTCCCTTGCCCATGGAGTGGTTGCAGTCCTTCAGCAGGACCCCGGCTGCGGGTGGCGCCGGCAAGAAGGGCGCACCGGAAGAGGAACAAGAGGCCTGA
- a CDS encoding SDR family oxidoreductase, whose translation MKNFLIVGATSGIGLGLACRLSDEGHGVISMSRRKEGPATAAVAAHWSCDVTDFSSALPDWDGPLDGLVYLPGSITLKPFSRLNNEQIMADLQVNYLGAVRVIQHYLKNLKQAGSAAVVTMSSVAVATGMPYHASISGAKGAVEGLTRALAAELAPAIRVNAVAPSLVDTPLAAPLLSSARKREDMAARHPARSIGDADKVAALIAFLLSDDASWMTGQIVAMDGGMGTLRTAGA comes from the coding sequence ATGAAGAATTTCCTCATCGTCGGGGCCACCTCCGGTATCGGCCTCGGGCTGGCTTGTCGCCTCAGCGATGAAGGCCATGGGGTGATCAGCATGAGTCGCCGTAAAGAGGGGCCCGCAACGGCGGCCGTGGCGGCCCACTGGTCATGCGATGTCACCGATTTTTCTTCGGCCCTGCCGGACTGGGATGGCCCGCTGGACGGCCTGGTCTACCTGCCGGGCTCCATCACCCTGAAGCCGTTCAGTCGGCTGAATAACGAGCAGATCATGGCGGATCTGCAGGTGAATTATCTCGGTGCGGTGCGGGTGATCCAGCACTATCTGAAGAATCTCAAGCAAGCGGGCAGCGCCGCGGTGGTGACCATGAGCAGCGTGGCCGTTGCCACGGGCATGCCCTATCACGCCTCCATCTCGGGCGCGAAAGGAGCGGTGGAGGGCCTCACCCGGGCCCTCGCCGCGGAACTCGCGCCCGCCATTCGCGTCAATGCCGTCGCCCCCTCCCTCGTCGACACCCCCCTGGCCGCTCCCTTGCTGTCCAGCGCGCGCAAGCGTGAGGACATGGCCGCCCGCCACCCCGCCCGGAGCATCGGCGATGCGGACAAGGTAGCCGCCCTCATCGCCTTCCTACTCTCCGACGACGCCAGTTGGATGACCGGTCAGATCGTGGCCATGGATGGTGGCATGGGAACGCTGCGTACAGCCGGCGCTTAG
- a CDS encoding PilZ domain-containing protein, whose translation MERRKSSEQRRHQRISATFVTEVFERNRLSGRFMSRNVSAGGMFLETGSTFLAHGDDIELNVMVFGDRYPMRGRVVHHGPGGVGIKMSRVDAHYYRALMSMVG comes from the coding sequence ATGGAAAGACGTAAATCGAGCGAACAACGACGCCATCAACGTATATCGGCAACCTTTGTCACCGAGGTGTTCGAGCGCAACCGGCTGTCCGGCCGCTTCATGTCCCGCAACGTCAGTGCCGGGGGTATGTTCCTGGAGACCGGTTCTACCTTCCTCGCCCACGGCGACGACATCGAGCTGAATGTCATGGTGTTCGGCGACCGATACCCCATGCGCGGCAGGGTGGTGCACCATGGCCCCGGCGGCGTCGGTATCAAGATGTCCCGTGTGGACGCCCATTATTACCGCGCCCTGATGTCCATGGTGGGATGA
- a CDS encoding nodulation protein NfeD, translating to MSTLLYILIIPLLLAFIATPARADGEAMLIPVQGPIGAATGEMVVRGIGEAKEQGAALVILEMDTPGGLDAAMRHIVKAILASDVPVVTYVSPSGARAASAGTYILYASHVAAMAPATNLGAATPVQVGGLPGLGDKAPAGDGDEAEGDDGEPAGDAMERKMVNDAVAYIRGLAEMRDRNAEWAERAVREAVSLSSSAALEDGVIDVVAASIPELLEAIHGRTVNVAGMEHELDTEGLMVNRVEPGWRTRLLSIIANPNVAYILLMIGIYGLIFELANPGAVIPGTIGAVSLLLALYALQVLSVDYAGVALILLGVALMTAEAFAPSFGVLGLGGLAAFLFGSVILMDEEGVAVSLPVVFITGALSAGLSIWVVGRLAALRHKPVVSGTGRLVGMSGTAREDFDHSGHVRVEGEVWQADTRAPVHKGDAVRVLSVDGLRLEVEPEKQE from the coding sequence ATGTCGACCCTTCTTTACATTCTGATCATTCCGTTACTGCTCGCCTTCATCGCGACGCCCGCGCGGGCGGATGGGGAGGCGATGCTGATTCCGGTGCAGGGTCCCATCGGTGCAGCCACCGGGGAGATGGTGGTGCGTGGCATCGGCGAGGCAAAGGAGCAGGGCGCCGCTCTGGTGATCCTGGAGATGGATACCCCCGGGGGCCTCGATGCGGCCATGCGCCACATTGTCAAGGCCATCCTGGCCTCCGACGTGCCTGTGGTCACCTATGTGTCGCCCTCGGGGGCGCGGGCCGCCAGCGCCGGCACCTACATCCTCTACGCCAGCCACGTGGCCGCCATGGCCCCCGCTACCAATCTCGGGGCGGCCACGCCGGTGCAGGTAGGCGGGCTTCCCGGCCTCGGGGATAAGGCGCCCGCGGGCGACGGGGACGAGGCGGAAGGTGATGACGGGGAGCCCGCCGGCGACGCCATGGAGCGCAAGATGGTGAACGACGCGGTGGCCTATATCCGGGGCTTGGCGGAAATGAGAGACCGCAACGCCGAGTGGGCGGAGCGGGCCGTGCGGGAAGCGGTGAGCCTGTCGTCATCGGCCGCACTGGAGGACGGCGTCATCGATGTCGTGGCCGCCAGTATCCCCGAGCTGTTGGAGGCCATCCATGGCCGCACCGTCAATGTTGCCGGGATGGAGCACGAGCTGGACACCGAGGGCCTCATGGTGAATCGCGTCGAACCGGGCTGGCGGACGCGGTTGCTGTCCATCATCGCCAATCCCAACGTCGCCTACATCCTGCTGATGATCGGCATCTACGGGCTCATCTTCGAACTCGCGAATCCGGGGGCGGTGATCCCCGGTACTATCGGTGCGGTAAGCCTGTTGCTGGCCCTCTATGCCCTCCAGGTGTTGTCGGTGGACTACGCGGGGGTGGCGCTGATCCTCCTCGGGGTGGCTCTCATGACGGCTGAAGCCTTCGCCCCGAGTTTCGGTGTCCTCGGGCTCGGCGGGCTGGCCGCCTTCCTGTTTGGCTCGGTGATCCTCATGGACGAGGAGGGTGTGGCCGTTTCCCTGCCCGTGGTCTTCATCACCGGCGCCCTAAGCGCGGGCCTCTCCATCTGGGTGGTGGGCCGCCTGGCGGCCCTGCGCCACAAGCCAGTCGTCAGTGGCACCGGGCGGCTGGTAGGGATGAGCGGCACCGCACGGGAGGACTTCGACCACAGTGGTCACGTGCGGGTGGAGGGTGAGGTCTGGCAGGCGGATACCCGCGCCCCGGTACACAAGGGCGACGCCGTGCGGGTCCTGTCCGTCGACGGCCTGCGCCTCGAGGTTGAACCGGAGAAACAGGAGTAA
- a CDS encoding MbcA/ParS/Xre antitoxin family protein: MGTISDLDVQRRRDMARVVLQVMRDWGVPPAGQARLMGTADDDPRHLLAGFGDGLDEAEEARLHRHMSAVLTIHKALQQMHPQSTEMANYWVSTPHPYFNGRPPLDLMLSLGLEGMQRVIEHLNGRGEWG, from the coding sequence ATGGGCACGATCAGCGACTTGGATGTCCAGCGACGCCGGGATATGGCCCGCGTTGTTTTGCAGGTCATGCGGGACTGGGGCGTGCCGCCCGCGGGCCAGGCGCGGCTGATGGGAACGGCTGACGATGATCCCCGGCATCTGCTGGCGGGCTTCGGCGATGGCCTAGACGAGGCGGAAGAGGCCCGCCTGCATAGGCATATGAGCGCCGTCCTCACTATCCATAAGGCCCTCCAACAGATGCACCCCCAGAGCACGGAGATGGCCAACTACTGGGTCAGTACCCCCCATCCCTATTTCAACGGCAGGCCGCCGCTGGATCTCATGTTGAGCCTCGGTCTCGAGGGCATGCAACGGGTCATCGAACATCTCAACGGCCGTGGTGAGTGGGGTTGA
- a CDS encoding sulfurase produces the protein MVKGRLFSWLQDWSPEDLRGTLKAIYLAPVAGAPMEAADAVHAVAGQGLARDRYANGAGHWRATDGCQVTLVTLEDLQAAEQQSGLCFSRGEHRRNLVVAGIPVAAFRDCHIRIGETRLRFHRLRPPCGYLERMLGPGTMKALAHRGGVGLTVVEDGSIRVGDPVIVEPRRARS, from the coding sequence ATGGTGAAAGGACGTCTGTTCTCATGGTTGCAGGATTGGTCGCCGGAAGACCTCCGCGGCACTCTGAAGGCCATCTACCTCGCTCCCGTCGCCGGCGCACCCATGGAGGCCGCGGACGCCGTGCATGCCGTGGCCGGCCAGGGCCTGGCCCGTGACCGCTATGCCAATGGCGCTGGACATTGGCGGGCCACCGACGGCTGCCAGGTGACCCTGGTGACCCTGGAGGACCTGCAGGCGGCCGAGCAACAATCCGGCCTGTGCTTTTCCCGCGGCGAGCATCGACGAAACCTGGTGGTGGCCGGCATACCCGTGGCGGCCTTCCGGGACTGTCATATCCGCATCGGCGAGACCCGGCTGCGCTTCCACCGCCTGCGTCCGCCCTGCGGTTATCTCGAGCGCATGCTCGGCCCCGGTACCATGAAGGCCCTCGCCCACCGCGGCGGCGTCGGCCTCACGGTGGTGGAGGACGGCTCCATCAGGGTGGGGGACCCCGTCATCGTGGAACCCCGGCGGGCCCGCAGCTGA